The following coding sequences are from one Pigmentibacter ruber window:
- a CDS encoding class I SAM-dependent methyltransferase produces MPMNSLILRKQYFPKKSENRMTFNGDLVAARNYFIKNRFKNLDFLLKSRYEWMNPYLANKEKIVEIGCGAGFSHLYLNNKPILTDALENPWVDKLIDATNMDFEDNSIDVIIASHTIHHFYSPYKFFEESQRVLKKDGVILIQDVNSSLFMRFILRIMRHEGWSYQVNIFDPQTIANDPADVWSANCAIPELLFQDKVKFQNCFHNLSIEKYTKCEFLIFPLSGGVNAKIRMPEFSNSILKFISFIDKMLVKIAPNIFALGCSVVVRKFK; encoded by the coding sequence ATGCCAATGAATTCTCTAATATTAAGGAAACAATATTTTCCAAAAAAGTCAGAAAACAGGATGACATTTAATGGTGATTTAGTTGCAGCTAGAAATTATTTTATAAAGAATAGATTCAAAAATTTAGATTTTTTATTAAAGTCAAGATATGAATGGATGAATCCTTATCTTGCTAATAAAGAAAAAATAGTTGAAATTGGTTGTGGTGCTGGATTTTCTCATTTATATTTAAATAATAAACCTATCTTGACAGATGCCTTAGAAAACCCTTGGGTTGATAAATTAATTGATGCAACAAATATGGATTTTGAAGATAATTCTATTGATGTAATAATCGCATCTCACACAATTCATCATTTCTATAGTCCATATAAATTCTTTGAAGAAAGCCAAAGAGTTTTAAAAAAAGATGGTGTTATTCTTATTCAAGATGTAAATAGTTCTCTTTTTATGCGTTTTATATTACGAATTATGAGGCATGAAGGTTGGTCTTATCAAGTTAATATTTTTGATCCTCAGACAATTGCAAATGATCCTGCAGATGTTTGGTCAGCAAATTGTGCTATACCTGAGTTACTTTTTCAAGATAAAGTTAAATTTCAAAATTGTTTTCATAATTTATCTATAGAGAAGTATACTAAATGCGAATTTCTTATTTTTCCTTTATCTGGTGGTGTGAATGCTAAAATAAGAATGCCAGAGTTTTCTAATTCAATATTAAAATTCATTTCTTTTATTGATAAAATGTTAGTTAAAATTGCACCAAATATTTTTGCTTTAGGATGTAGTGTTGTAGTAAGAAAGTTTAAATAA
- a CDS encoding PI-PLC domain-containing protein, whose product MLIKYVYHRVNKVEDIKKINPSWGVEIDLRSNVKKNGTLHLSHDPWTEGDDFEDWLKIFVNHRIEGPIILNTKEDGLESRVIELLDYYKIENWFFLDTAFPTLVKYTLHKNETRFAVRYSCYEPIESLIPFIGKAQWVWVDCFGGLPVDHDILKIISKNFKICLVSPELVGKNITDINNFFNLSKYAKLICTKDPNFWMRNLNYFR is encoded by the coding sequence ATGCTTATCAAATATGTTTATCATAGAGTAAATAAGGTTGAGGATATAAAAAAAATCAATCCAAGTTGGGGGGTCGAAATTGATTTAAGATCAAATGTAAAAAAGAATGGAACATTACATTTGTCACATGATCCTTGGACTGAAGGAGATGATTTTGAAGATTGGTTAAAAATTTTTGTTAATCATAGAATAGAAGGACCAATTATATTAAATACAAAAGAAGATGGATTAGAGTCGCGTGTTATTGAACTTTTAGATTACTATAAAATTGAAAATTGGTTTTTTTTAGATACAGCTTTTCCCACTCTGGTAAAATATACTCTGCACAAAAATGAAACTCGTTTTGCTGTACGTTATTCTTGTTATGAACCAATAGAGTCCTTAATTCCTTTTATTGGAAAAGCACAATGGGTTTGGGTTGATTGTTTTGGCGGCCTTCCTGTAGATCATGACATTTTAAAAATTATTTCAAAAAATTTTAAAATCTGTTTAGTTTCTCCAGAACTTGTCGGAAAAAATATTACTGATATAAATAATTTTTTTAATTTGTCTAAATATGCTAAATTGATTTGTACTAAAGATCCTAATTTTTGGATGAGAAATTTAAATTATTTTAGATAG
- a CDS encoding NTP transferase domain-containing protein, translating into MNIIITLAGHSRRFNLAGYQVPKAFIDIDGSPMVSHVVDMFHPKDNFYFIVNSEQLSQHPESIKKLENLAVNSKIIVIEPHEVGPVYSILFAKNHLKCDEPILITYCDFIVDWDYDKFLKEVSHYHGAIPAFKGFHPASFGNTYYAYMRTENNELLELREKKSFTEDRTQEFASVGIYYFDKWELFEKYAVNYLEGSYEKSLPEAYVSLLFNPIVKDGLSVKITQVDKFICWGTPEDLAQYLFWLKYFKYFANEFRQKSNNQTILENKISENPRTINLIPMAGKGSRFKNDGYRVTKPLIQVLGKPMAISASLSFPEAERWIFLLRDTELAKHPIKKALLDFKPHASIVGINHDTAGQASTCLLVKDQLYPDAHLFIASCDYQTIYNKKVWQEILEDEEIDGAIWTFRMGSGIFKNPNAFAYCKVATDNKTIVEVIEKKTISDTPEKDPAVVGSFWFRKSSDFILGAETMIKNDIRVNNEYYVGTSINTLLQLGKKFVIFDVDQWISFGDPFELQVFEYWESHFYTRFK; encoded by the coding sequence ATGAATATTATTATAACTTTAGCAGGTCATTCAAGGCGTTTTAATTTAGCAGGTTATCAAGTTCCTAAAGCATTTATTGATATTGATGGAAGTCCTATGGTTTCACATGTTGTAGATATGTTTCATCCAAAAGATAATTTTTACTTCATAGTTAATAGTGAACAATTAAGTCAACACCCTGAAAGTATAAAAAAACTTGAAAATTTAGCTGTTAATTCAAAAATTATTGTAATAGAACCCCATGAAGTAGGACCTGTATATTCAATACTTTTTGCAAAAAATCATCTAAAATGTGATGAACCTATTTTAATAACATATTGTGATTTTATTGTTGACTGGGACTATGATAAATTTCTGAAAGAAGTTAGTCATTATCATGGTGCTATTCCAGCTTTTAAAGGATTTCATCCTGCTTCATTTGGAAATACATATTATGCTTATATGCGGACAGAAAATAATGAATTGCTTGAATTACGAGAGAAAAAATCTTTTACAGAAGATAGAACACAAGAATTTGCTTCTGTAGGTATATATTATTTTGATAAATGGGAATTATTTGAGAAATATGCAGTAAATTATTTGGAAGGTAGTTATGAAAAATCTTTGCCAGAAGCTTATGTAAGTTTATTATTTAATCCAATTGTTAAAGATGGTCTATCAGTTAAAATTACTCAAGTAGATAAATTTATATGTTGGGGAACACCAGAAGATCTAGCACAATATTTATTTTGGCTTAAGTATTTTAAATATTTTGCTAATGAATTTCGCCAGAAATCAAACAATCAAACAATATTGGAAAATAAAATAAGTGAAAATCCTAGAACAATAAATTTAATTCCAATGGCAGGAAAAGGATCTAGGTTTAAAAATGATGGATATAGAGTAACTAAACCACTCATTCAAGTTTTAGGAAAACCAATGGCTATTAGTGCAAGTTTGTCTTTTCCAGAAGCGGAACGATGGATTTTTTTATTAAGAGATACAGAACTTGCAAAACATCCTATTAAAAAAGCTTTACTAGATTTTAAACCACATGCATCAATTGTTGGAATTAATCATGATACAGCTGGCCAAGCTTCAACCTGTTTACTTGTAAAAGATCAATTATATCCCGATGCCCATCTTTTTATTGCCTCTTGTGATTATCAAACTATCTATAATAAAAAAGTATGGCAAGAAATTTTAGAAGACGAAGAAATTGATGGAGCAATATGGACATTTAGGATGGGATCCGGAATATTTAAAAATCCAAATGCCTTTGCATATTGTAAAGTGGCAACAGATAATAAAACCATAGTTGAAGTCATTGAAAAAAAGACAATTAGTGACACCCCAGAAAAAGATCCCGCGGTGGTAGGTAGTTTTTGGTTTAGAAAATCATCTGATTTTATATTAGGTGCTGAGACAATGATAAAAAATGATATTCGAGTAAATAATGAATATTATGTTGGAACAAGTATTAATACTTTACTACAATTAGGAAAAAAATTTGTAATTTTCGATGTTGATCAATGGATTTCTTTTGGTGATCCTTTTGAGTTACAAGTGTTTGAATATTGGGAATCACATTTTTATACGAGATTTAAATAA
- a CDS encoding sugar phosphate isomerase/epimerase family protein gives MEYCLAINTGFAVNRYSEPEIWPEIIGNQLGIKYVQLTADLLNPDLPGSILASHVNRIQASCKKYNTSINSTFTGAFTRVNHLAHPDHEVRKHWILWFKKFVQISVDLGAESMGSHFGIFTANDVNNPDLLKVRIQQNIEGWHEIAEYAKSQGLKYLTWEPMSIKREQGETIAATKILQKNVNLQSPLPFFICLDVDHGDVTSVNPDDTNPYAWINEFANESPLIHLKQSSANKQGHWPFIEEYNKFGKIVPEKIIDALERANSKAKFSKTFLTLELSFREREPIDSNVISVLKESVAYWRKTVLN, from the coding sequence ATGGAGTATTGTCTAGCAATTAATACTGGATTTGCGGTTAATAGATATTCTGAACCAGAGATTTGGCCAGAGATTATTGGAAATCAATTAGGAATTAAATATGTACAGTTAACTGCAGATCTATTAAATCCTGATTTACCAGGAAGTATTTTGGCTTCGCATGTAAATCGTATTCAGGCATCTTGTAAAAAGTATAATACTTCTATTAATAGCACGTTTACAGGTGCTTTTACTCGTGTAAATCATCTAGCACACCCAGATCATGAAGTAAGAAAACATTGGATTCTATGGTTCAAAAAATTTGTTCAAATTTCAGTTGATCTAGGTGCAGAATCTATGGGGAGTCATTTTGGTATTTTTACTGCAAATGATGTAAATAATCCTGATCTTCTAAAAGTAAGAATACAACAAAATATTGAAGGATGGCATGAAATAGCTGAATATGCTAAATCACAAGGTTTAAAGTATTTGACTTGGGAACCAATGTCAATAAAACGTGAACAAGGAGAGACAATAGCGGCAACTAAAATATTACAAAAAAATGTTAATTTACAAAGTCCTCTTCCTTTTTTTATATGTTTAGATGTAGATCATGGCGATGTTACTTCTGTAAATCCTGATGATACAAATCCGTATGCTTGGATTAATGAATTTGCTAATGAGTCACCATTAATTCATTTGAAGCAGAGTTCAGCAAATAAACAAGGACATTGGCCGTTTATAGAAGAGTATAATAAATTTGGAAAAATTGTTCCGGAAAAAATAATTGATGCATTAGAAAGAGCAAATAGCAAAGCAAAATTTTCAAAAACATTTCTGACTTTAGAGTTAAGTTTTCGTGAAAGAGAACCAATAGATAGTAATGTTATTTCGGTATTAAAAGAGTCAGTTGCATATTGGCGAAAAACTGTTCTAAATTAA
- a CDS encoding ribulose-phosphate 3-epimerase, with the protein MHKKVVEISASVMCINWLEAGKDLSDLERNNIDYLHWDIIDGSFAPDFTMGSSIINTLKEKTNIRSDYHLMVEEPSRIFDMLNIKQGDIVTIHQECSRNLHRDLISLRRRGCLVGIAICPGTPLETLEYVIEDADVILVMTVNPGFKGQKLVAQTLRKIEKLKKLILDLKLDTKIEVDGNVCSQFIPEMVSAGADILVGGSSGLFRKDIGIDESVIAMEKDILQGIDARKLKGYY; encoded by the coding sequence ATGCATAAAAAAGTTGTTGAAATTTCAGCATCAGTAATGTGTATAAATTGGCTTGAAGCTGGAAAAGATTTATCTGACTTAGAAAGAAATAATATTGATTATCTCCATTGGGATATTATCGATGGTTCTTTTGCACCAGATTTTACAATGGGTTCAAGTATAATTAATACTTTAAAAGAAAAAACAAATATACGTTCTGATTATCATTTAATGGTTGAAGAACCTAGTAGAATATTTGATATGTTAAATATAAAACAAGGTGACATTGTTACTATTCATCAAGAATGTTCAAGAAATCTGCATCGTGATTTAATTTCATTGCGGCGTAGGGGATGCTTAGTTGGAATTGCGATTTGTCCAGGAACTCCACTTGAAACTTTGGAATATGTGATTGAAGATGCTGATGTAATATTAGTTATGACTGTGAATCCAGGTTTTAAAGGACAAAAACTGGTTGCACAGACCCTTCGGAAAATCGAGAAATTAAAAAAACTTATTCTCGATTTAAAGCTTGACACAAAAATTGAAGTAGATGGAAATGTATGCTCGCAATTTATACCAGAAATGGTTTCTGCGGGTGCTGATATTTTAGTTGGAGGATCTTCAGGACTTTTTCGTAAAGATATTGGAATAGATGAGTCAGTTATTGCAATGGAAAAAGATATATTGCAGGGAATAGATGCTCGCAAATTGAAAGGATATTATTAA
- a CDS encoding alcohol dehydrogenase catalytic domain-containing protein — MENMQAAVFLGEKLLELQTRKIPEIKDGSILIRVESCAICGSDLRIFKHGNERVIPPRIIGHEVAGEIIEIGSGVSSQYKIGDRVSVGADVPCGNCTFCLSGRANCCDVNLAIGYQFDGGFSQYMLLDPLVVSGGPLQKFETNIDFDTAALSEPLACCLNGYEVGLIKPNSTVVVFGAGPIGIMLVTLGLSYFEAARIIVIDPNKERLELAKTFGANHILNPNETDVIASVLELTNGMGANMIFTACPDVGTHEQAIAMVAKRGVINLFGGLPKSCRPIQFYSNQLHYREAYLTGSHGSTPKQHQLAVKLITDKKINISSLISHRFKLDQINEAFAQAASGQSMKVIIKPNA; from the coding sequence ATGGAAAATATGCAAGCAGCAGTTTTTTTAGGTGAAAAATTGCTTGAACTTCAGACAAGGAAAATCCCTGAAATAAAGGATGGATCTATTCTAATTCGAGTAGAATCATGTGCAATATGTGGCTCTGATTTAAGGATTTTTAAGCATGGAAATGAAAGAGTAATTCCACCTAGAATTATTGGACATGAAGTAGCGGGTGAGATTATTGAAATTGGATCTGGAGTTTCTTCGCAATATAAAATTGGTGATCGAGTTTCTGTTGGAGCTGATGTTCCTTGTGGAAATTGTACTTTTTGCTTATCTGGAAGAGCGAACTGTTGTGATGTAAATTTAGCAATAGGTTACCAATTTGATGGAGGGTTTTCACAATATATGCTTTTAGATCCTCTTGTTGTATCTGGAGGACCATTACAAAAATTTGAAACAAATATAGATTTTGATACAGCAGCGCTTAGCGAACCTTTAGCATGTTGTCTTAATGGTTATGAAGTGGGCTTAATCAAGCCTAATTCAACTGTAGTGGTATTTGGTGCAGGACCTATAGGTATCATGCTTGTAACTCTGGGACTATCTTATTTTGAAGCAGCAAGAATTATTGTTATAGATCCAAATAAAGAGAGATTAGAATTAGCTAAAACGTTTGGAGCAAATCACATATTAAATCCTAATGAAACAGACGTTATTGCAAGTGTACTTGAATTAACTAATGGGATGGGTGCTAATATGATTTTTACAGCATGTCCTGATGTTGGAACTCATGAGCAAGCCATAGCGATGGTAGCTAAGAGGGGTGTTATTAATTTATTTGGTGGACTTCCCAAATCTTGTCGGCCTATTCAATTTTATTCTAATCAATTGCATTACCGTGAAGCTTATTTAACAGGCTCACATGGTTCTACACCAAAACAACATCAGCTTGCTGTTAAGTTAATAACTGATAAAAAAATAAATATCTCTAGTTTAATTAGTCATCGATTTAAATTAGATCAAATTAACGAAGCATTTGCACAAGCTGCATCTGGCCAAAGTATGAAAGTGATTATTAAACCCAATGCATAA